One genomic window of Moorella glycerini includes the following:
- a CDS encoding valine--tRNA ligase, giving the protein MAALDKVYDPKAVEEKWYQYWTEEGYFRGPLPAAGQQPFSIVMPPPNVTGSLHLGHALDNTLQDILTRWHRMRGDATLWVPGTDHAGIATQARVEEELAKEGLSKYDLGREKFLERVWAWKHEYGNRITRQLRLLGTSCDWSRERFTMDEGCSRAVREVFVRLYEKGLIYRGRYIINWCPRCHTTISDIEVEHEEEAGRLWYIRYPFKDGSGGITVATTRPETMLGDTAVAVNPGDERYQGLIGKTLVLPLVNREIPLIADNYVDPSFGTGAVKITPAHDPNDFEVAARHNLPAITVIGKEAMMTAEAGPYAGMERYACRQRIVEDLKNRGFLVKVEEYTHAVGHCYRCGTVVEPLVSPQWFVRMAPLAAPAIQAAKEGKVRFIPERFTKIYLNWLENIRDWCISRQLWWGHRIPVWYCQQCGEEICAVADPEECPACGSTALEQDPDVLDTWFSSALWPFSTLGWPEDTPELKTFYPTSVLVTGRDIIFFWVARMLFMGLEFMGQVPFREVLIHGLVLDAQGRKMSKSLGNGVDPMEVIEKYGADCLRFMLVTGNTPGNDVRFHPERLEGTRNFTNKIWNAARFALLNLEDYKPVPLEPKDLALPDRWILSRLNRLIREVTEGLEAYEIGEVARLLYDFFWGEFCDWYIELIKPRLYGKEQKARQVAQEVLVEVLGQSLQLLHPYMPFITEEIWQHLPGKRESIMISSWPRALPERDDREAERAMELLMAVIRAIRNLRSEMNVPPGRPAGVILVAASGEDRQTLQEASGYLEVLAAASPVQVKAALPQPPARAATAVTGGVQVFLPLAGLIDLEKEQARLERELQNTRAELEKVEKKLARIDFRTKAPAAIVAKEEARAAELKSKVAALSQRLSFLEG; this is encoded by the coding sequence TTGGCTGCGTTAGACAAGGTCTACGATCCCAAAGCCGTAGAAGAAAAATGGTACCAGTACTGGACTGAAGAAGGCTATTTCCGCGGTCCCCTGCCGGCAGCAGGCCAGCAACCCTTCAGCATAGTTATGCCCCCGCCCAACGTTACCGGCAGCCTGCACCTGGGCCACGCCCTGGACAATACCCTCCAGGACATCCTCACCCGCTGGCACCGCATGCGGGGGGATGCTACCCTCTGGGTGCCGGGTACCGACCATGCCGGCATAGCCACCCAGGCCCGGGTGGAAGAAGAGCTGGCCAAAGAGGGCTTGAGTAAATATGACCTGGGCCGGGAGAAGTTCCTGGAGCGCGTCTGGGCCTGGAAGCACGAGTATGGCAACCGCATTACCAGGCAACTGCGCCTCCTGGGCACCTCCTGCGACTGGAGCCGGGAGCGCTTTACCATGGATGAGGGCTGTTCCCGGGCCGTGCGCGAGGTCTTTGTCCGCCTCTACGAGAAGGGCCTTATTTACCGCGGCAGATATATTATCAACTGGTGCCCCCGCTGCCACACCACCATTTCCGATATCGAGGTGGAGCATGAAGAGGAAGCCGGCCGTCTCTGGTATATCCGCTATCCCTTTAAAGACGGCAGCGGCGGTATTACCGTGGCCACCACCCGGCCGGAAACTATGCTGGGCGATACGGCCGTAGCCGTGAACCCCGGGGACGAGCGTTACCAGGGGTTGATCGGGAAAACCCTGGTTCTCCCCCTGGTTAACCGGGAAATCCCCCTCATCGCCGATAACTACGTCGATCCTTCCTTTGGCACCGGCGCCGTCAAAATTACCCCGGCCCATGATCCCAATGACTTTGAAGTGGCGGCCCGGCATAACCTCCCCGCCATTACCGTTATCGGCAAGGAGGCGATGATGACGGCAGAGGCCGGTCCCTACGCGGGCATGGAACGTTACGCCTGCCGCCAGAGAATAGTTGAGGACCTGAAAAACAGGGGCTTCCTGGTTAAGGTGGAAGAGTACACCCATGCCGTGGGGCACTGTTATCGCTGCGGCACCGTGGTGGAGCCCCTGGTTTCACCCCAGTGGTTCGTGCGCATGGCTCCCCTGGCCGCGCCGGCCATCCAGGCGGCAAAAGAGGGTAAGGTTCGCTTTATCCCGGAGCGCTTCACGAAAATATACCTGAACTGGCTGGAGAATATCCGTGACTGGTGCATTTCCCGCCAGCTCTGGTGGGGCCACCGCATTCCCGTCTGGTACTGCCAGCAGTGCGGTGAAGAAATTTGCGCCGTAGCAGATCCTGAGGAGTGTCCTGCCTGCGGCAGTACGGCCCTGGAACAGGATCCCGATGTCCTGGATACATGGTTCAGTTCCGCCCTCTGGCCCTTTTCCACCCTGGGCTGGCCGGAAGATACCCCGGAACTGAAAACTTTCTATCCTACTTCCGTCCTGGTAACAGGCCGGGATATCATCTTTTTCTGGGTGGCCAGGATGCTTTTCATGGGCCTGGAGTTCATGGGCCAGGTGCCCTTCCGCGAGGTTCTTATCCACGGCCTCGTCCTGGATGCGCAAGGGCGGAAGATGAGTAAATCCCTGGGTAACGGCGTTGATCCCATGGAGGTAATCGAAAAATACGGGGCCGACTGCCTGCGCTTTATGCTGGTTACCGGCAATACGCCGGGGAACGACGTGCGTTTTCACCCCGAACGCCTGGAGGGCACCCGCAATTTCACCAATAAAATCTGGAATGCGGCCCGCTTTGCCCTCCTGAACCTGGAGGACTATAAACCTGTCCCCCTTGAGCCAAAAGATCTGGCCCTGCCCGACCGCTGGATTTTAAGCCGTTTAAACCGGCTTATTCGCGAGGTCACGGAGGGCCTCGAGGCCTATGAAATCGGCGAGGTGGCCCGGCTCCTATATGACTTTTTCTGGGGGGAATTTTGCGACTGGTATATTGAACTAATCAAACCCCGCCTGTACGGCAAGGAGCAAAAAGCCCGGCAGGTGGCCCAGGAAGTTCTGGTGGAAGTCCTGGGTCAAAGCCTCCAGCTCCTCCATCCCTATATGCCCTTTATTACCGAAGAAATATGGCAGCACTTACCGGGGAAAAGGGAGAGTATCATGATCAGCTCCTGGCCCCGGGCGTTGCCGGAGCGGGATGACCGGGAAGCGGAGAGGGCCATGGAATTACTTATGGCCGTCATCAGGGCCATCCGCAACCTGCGCAGCGAAATGAATGTACCCCCGGGACGGCCGGCCGGGGTCATCCTGGTAGCGGCATCAGGCGAAGACCGGCAGACTTTACAGGAGGCCTCCGGTTACCTGGAGGTGCTGGCGGCAGCCAGCCCGGTGCAGGTGAAGGCAGCTTTACCCCAGCCACCCGCCCGGGCGGCAACGGCGGTTACCGGCGGCGTACAGGTCTTCCTGCCCCTGGCCGGCCTCATTGACCTGGAAAAGGAACAGGCCCGCCTGGAGAGGGAACTGCAAAATACCCGGGCTGAGCTAGAAAAGGTGGAAAAGAAACTGGCCAGGATCGACTTCCGCACCAAGGCCCCGGCGGCCATTGTGGCCAAGGAAGAAGCCAGGGCAGCGGAATTAAAGAGCAAGGTAGCGGCTTTGAGCCAGCGCCTGAGCTTCCTCGAGGGTTAG
- a CDS encoding bifunctional folylpolyglutamate synthase/dihydrofolate synthase has product MDYREALEFLRQLTKFGYNLGLERIKELTRRCGSPQERLRFIHIGGTNGKGSVAAMVASILEQAGYRVGLFTSPHLHSYTERMRINGASIPAERLAALLTWFKPVLEAMVAAGYEHPTEFEVSTALALKYFAEEGVDLAVLEVGLGGAIDSTNVIASALVSVITNVGIDHMQYLGNNIAAIARVKAGIIKEGGIVVTAAHRPEALEVISRTCREKGATLYRVGRDVTWQERRVSLAGGEFDLQGLLGTYEGLKTSLLGRHQLENAATAVTVVEAAVRHHGLGVTAGHIRHGLAQASWPGRLEIMHREPMVVIDGAHNVDGAGSLRRALEEIFSYRQLILVLGMLADKEREKVVAELAPKAAAVIVTRPNNPRAGEWQALAGLVRRYVEQVEVIASIPEALNRALHIAGPSDLICVTGSLYMVADAREWLEKLKKEDFTCR; this is encoded by the coding sequence GTGGACTATAGAGAAGCGCTGGAATTTCTAAGACAGCTGACAAAGTTTGGCTATAATCTGGGCCTGGAGCGGATTAAAGAACTCACCCGCCGGTGCGGTTCGCCCCAGGAACGGTTGCGGTTTATCCATATTGGCGGGACCAACGGCAAGGGTTCGGTAGCCGCCATGGTTGCCAGTATCCTGGAGCAGGCCGGTTACCGGGTAGGTCTTTTTACTTCTCCCCACCTGCATTCCTATACCGAACGGATGCGGATAAACGGCGCGAGTATCCCCGCAGAACGCCTGGCAGCCCTCCTGACATGGTTTAAGCCGGTGCTAGAGGCCATGGTGGCCGCAGGTTATGAGCACCCTACGGAATTTGAAGTAAGTACGGCACTGGCCCTGAAATATTTTGCCGAGGAGGGTGTTGACCTGGCGGTCCTGGAGGTCGGCCTCGGGGGGGCCATTGATTCCACCAATGTTATTGCTTCGGCCCTGGTAAGTGTCATTACCAATGTGGGTATAGATCACATGCAATACCTGGGGAACAATATAGCTGCAATAGCCAGGGTCAAGGCCGGGATTATCAAGGAAGGCGGCATTGTGGTGACTGCGGCCCATCGCCCCGAGGCCCTGGAAGTAATCAGCCGCACCTGCCGGGAGAAGGGAGCCACCCTTTACCGCGTGGGCCGGGATGTCACCTGGCAGGAACGGCGGGTGTCCCTGGCCGGGGGTGAGTTTGACCTGCAGGGCCTGCTGGGAACTTATGAAGGCCTTAAAACCTCCCTGCTGGGCAGGCACCAGCTGGAAAATGCCGCCACAGCCGTCACGGTGGTCGAAGCGGCCGTGCGCCATCATGGCCTTGGGGTCACGGCGGGCCATATCCGCCATGGCCTGGCGCAGGCCTCCTGGCCGGGGCGGCTGGAAATTATGCACCGGGAGCCCATGGTAGTCATCGATGGCGCCCATAATGTCGACGGGGCTGGAAGTCTCCGCCGGGCCCTGGAAGAAATATTCTCCTACCGGCAGCTAATTCTGGTCCTGGGGATGCTGGCCGACAAAGAGCGCGAAAAGGTAGTGGCCGAGCTGGCCCCGAAGGCCGCAGCGGTAATTGTCACCCGGCCCAATAATCCCCGCGCCGGGGAGTGGCAGGCCCTGGCGGGCCTTGTGCGCCGGTATGTAGAACAGGTAGAAGTTATTGCAAGTATCCCTGAAGCCCTGAACCGCGCTTTGCATATTGCCGGGCCGTCTGACCTCATCTGTGTAACAGGATCATTGTACATGGTGGCAGACGCCAGAGAATGGCTCGAGAAGCTCAAAAAAGAGGATTTTACCTGCCGGTAG
- a CDS encoding redox-sensing transcriptional repressor Rex translates to MKTLKIPEATITRLSVYSRYLAQVDRRGVTTISSGEIADGVGVSPAQVRKDLAYFGEFGTRGVGYNVKDLYWHIIKILGLNTTWSVVIIGAGNLGTALSMYGGFRERGFKVVGIFDNAPHKIGYRLNGVEIYPMERLQEIIEREKAQIAIIAVPAEYAQDVADQLVETGIQGILNFAPRVLNVPEHIELRNVDLSVNLELLTFNLAFRRSMKVVR, encoded by the coding sequence GTGAAAACCCTCAAAATTCCAGAGGCCACCATTACCCGGCTTTCAGTTTATTCCCGCTACCTGGCCCAGGTCGACCGGCGGGGAGTGACAACCATCTCTTCAGGGGAAATAGCCGACGGCGTTGGTGTCAGCCCGGCCCAGGTACGCAAGGACCTGGCCTATTTTGGCGAATTCGGTACCCGTGGGGTGGGGTATAATGTAAAAGATCTTTACTGGCATATCATCAAGATCCTGGGCCTCAACACCACCTGGTCGGTGGTCATCATCGGTGCCGGCAACCTGGGTACGGCCCTCTCCATGTACGGTGGCTTTCGCGAGCGCGGTTTTAAAGTGGTAGGAATTTTTGACAATGCTCCCCATAAAATAGGCTACCGCTTGAACGGCGTTGAAATCTACCCCATGGAGCGCCTGCAGGAAATTATCGAACGGGAAAAGGCCCAGATCGCCATCATTGCCGTGCCGGCGGAGTATGCCCAGGACGTAGCTGACCAGCTGGTTGAGACAGGCATCCAGGGGATATTAAACTTTGCCCCCCGGGTGCTCAATGTACCGGAGCACATTGAACTCCGCAATGTTGACCTTTCCGTCAACCTGGAACTCCTCACCTTTAACCTGGCCTTCCGCCGGAGTATGAAGGTTGTGAGGTAA